The Procambarus clarkii isolate CNS0578487 chromosome 64, FALCON_Pclarkii_2.0, whole genome shotgun sequence genome includes a window with the following:
- the LOC138354662 gene encoding uncharacterized protein — MTEKDLGVDTTPNLTPEAHINRITSAAYSTLAKPGYTDPQPGYTDPQPGYTDPQPGYTDPQPGYTDPQPGYTDPQPGYTDPQPGCTDPQPGYTDPQPGYTDPQPGYTDPQPGYTDPQPGCIDPQPGCTDPQPGCIDPQPGYTDPQPGYTDPQPGYTDPQPGYTDPQPGYTDPQPGYTDPQPGYTDPQPGYTDPQPGYTDPQPGYTDPQPGYTDPQPGYTDPQPGYTDPQPGYTDPQPGYTDPQPGYTDPQPGYTDPQPGYTDPQPGYTDPQPGYTDPQPGYTDPQPGYTDPQPGYTDPQPGYTDPQPGYTDPQPGYTDPQPGYTDPQPGYTDPQPGYTDTPGNTDPQPGYTDPQPGYTDPQPGYTDPQPGYTDPQPGYTDPQPGYTDPQPGYTDPQPGYTDPQPGYTDPQPGYTDPQPGYTDPQPGYTDPQPGYTDPQPGYTDPQPGYTDPQPGYTDPQPGYTDPQPGYTDPQPGYTDPQPGYTDPQPGYTDPQPGYTDPQPGYTDPQPGYTDPQPGYTDPQPGYTDPQPGYTDPQPGYTDPQPGYTDPQPGYTDPQPGYTDPQPGYTDPQPGYTDPQPGYTDPQPGYTDPQPGYTDPQPGYTDPQPGYTDPQPGYTDPQPGYTDPQPGYTDPQPGYTDPQPGYTDPQPGYTDPQPGYTDPQPGYTSSLGY; from the exons CCAGGATATACTGACCCACAACCAGGATATACTGACCCACAGCcaggatatactgatccacagccaggatatactgatccacagccAGGATATACTGACCCACAGCCAGGATATACTGACCCACAGCCGGGATATACTGACCCACAGCCAGGATGTACTGACCCACAGCCAGGATATACTGACCCACAACcaggatatactgatccacagccAGGATATACTGACCCACAGCCAGGATATACTGACCCACAGCCGGGATGCATTGACCCACAGCCGGGATGCACTGACCCACAGCCGGGATGCATTGACCCACAGCCGGGATATACTGACCCACAGCCGGGATATACTGACCCACAGCCGGGATATACTGACCCACAGCCGGGATATACTGACCCACAGCCGGGATATACTGACCCACAGCCGGGATATACTGACCCACAGCCGGGATATACTGACCCACAGCCAGGATATACTGACCCACAGCCAGGATATACTGACCCACAGCcaggatatactgatccacagccAGGATATACTGACCCACAGCcaggatatactgatccacagccAGGATATACTGACCCACAGCcgggatatactgatccacagccaggatatactgatccacagccaggatatactgatccacagccAGGATATACTGACCCACAGCCAGGATATACTGACCCACAGCCAGGATATACTGACCCACAGCCGGGATATACTGACCCACAGCCGGGATATACTGACCCACAGCCGGGATATACTGACCCACAGCCGGGATATACTGACCCACAGCCGGGATATACTGACCCACAGCCAGGATATACTGACCCACAGCCAGGATATACTGACCCACAGCCAGGATATACTGACCCACAGCCAGGATATACTGACCCACAGCCAGGATATACTGACACA CCAGGAAATACTGACCCACAGCCAGGATATACTGACCCACAGCCAGGATATACTGACCCACAGCCAGGATATACTGACCCACAGCCAGGATATACTGACCCACAGCCAGGATATACTGACCCACAGCCAGGATATACTGACCCACAGCCAGGATATACTGACCCACAGCCAGGATATACTGACCCACAGCCAGGATATACTGACCCACAGCCGGGATATACTGACCCACAGCCGGGATATACTGACCCACAGCCGGGATATACTGACCCACAGCCAGGATATACTGACCCACAGCCAGGATATACTGACCCACAGCCAGGATATACTGACCCACAGCCAGGATATACTGACCCACAGCcaggatatactgatccacagccAGGATATACTGACCCACAGCCAGGATATACTGACCCACAGCCAGGATATACTGACCCACAGCCAGGATATACTGACCCACAGCCAGGATATACTGACCCACAGCCAGGATATACTGACCCACAGCCAGGATATACTGACCCACAGCCAGGATATACTGACCCACAGCCAGGATATACTGACCCACAGCCAGGATATACTGACCCACAGCCAGGATATACTGACCCACAGCCAGGATATACTGACCCACAGCCAGGATATACTGACCCACAGCCAGGATATACTGACCCACAGCCAGGATATACTGACCCACAGCCAGGATATACTGACCCACAGCCAGGTTATACTGACCCACAGCCAGGATATACTGACCCACAGCCAGGATATACTGACCCACAGCCGGGATATACTGACCCACAGCCAGGATATACTGACCCACAGCCAGGATATACTGACCCACAGCCAGGATATACTGACCCACAGCCAGGATATACTGACCCACAGCCGGGATATACTGACCCACAGCCAGGATATACTGACCCACAACCAGGATATACTGACCCACAGCCAGGATATACTGACCCACAGCCAGGATATACCAGTTCCTTAGGTTATTAG
- the LOC123769036 gene encoding proteoglycan 4-like — protein sequence MSGCPTKTPPTPQKEPPTPQKLHQRHKSYTNATKATSNATKATPTPQKQPPTPQKLHQRHKSNLQRHKSNPQRHKSNLQRHKSNLQRHKSNLQRHKSNLQRHKSNPQRHKSNLQRHKSNLQRHKSNPQRHKSNLQRHKSNLLRHKSNLQRHKSNLQRHKSNLQRHKSNLQRHKSYTNATKATSNATKATSNATKATPTPEKLHQRHKSNLQRHKSYTNATKATSNATKATPTPQKQPPTPQKQPPTPQKQPPTPQKQPPTPQKQPPTPQKQPPTPQKQPPTPQKQPPTPQKLHQRHKSNLQRHKSYTNATKATSNATKATPNATKATSNATKATSNATKATSNATKATSNATKATPNATKATPTPQKQPPTPQKQPPTPQKLHQRHKSNLQRHKSNLQRHKSNPQRHKSNLQRHKSNLQRHKSYTNATKATSNATKATPNATKATSNATKATSNATKATPNATKATSNATKATSNATKATPNATKATSKRHKSNLQRHKSNPQRHKSNLQRHKSNLQRHKSYTNATKATSNATKATPNATKATSNATKATSNATKATSNATKATSNATKATPNATKATPTPQKQPPTPQKQPPTPQKLHQRHKSNLQRHKSNLQRHKSNPQRHKSNPQRHKSNLQRHKSNLQRHKSYTNATKATSNATKATPTPQKQPPTPQKQPPTPQKLPPTPQKQPPTPQKQPPTPQKQPPTPQKHPPTPQKHPPTPQKHPPTPQKHPPTPQKQPPTPQKHPQTPQKHPPTPQKHPPTPQKQPPTPQKQPPTPQKQPPTPQKQPPTPQKQPPTPQKQPPTPQKQPPNAWME from the coding sequence ATGTCAGGGTGCCCCACAAAGACACCTCCAACGCCACAAAAGGAACCTCCAACGCCACAAAAGCTACACCAACGCCACAAAAGCTACACCAACGCCACAAAAGCAACCTCCAACGCCACAAAAGCTACACCAACGCCACAAAAGCAACCTCCAACGCCACAAAAGCTACACCAACGCCACAAAAGCAACCTCCAACGCCACAAAAGCAACCCCCAACGCCACAAAAGCAACCTCCAACGCCACAAAAGCAACCTCCAACGCCACAAAAGCAACCTCCAACGCCACAAAAGCAACCTCCAACGCCACAAAAGCAACCCCCAACGCCACAAAAGCAACCTCCAACGCCACAAAAGCAACCTCCAACGCCACAAAAGCAACCCCCAACGCCACAAAAGCAACCTCCAACGCCACAAAAGCAACCTCCTACGCCACAAAAGCAACCTCCAACGCCACAAAAGCAACCTCCAACGCCACAAAAGCAACCTCCAACGCCACAAAAGCAACCTCCAACGCCACAAAAGCTACACCAACGCCACAAAAGCAACCTCCAACGCCACAAAAGCAACCTCCAACGCCACAAAAGCTACACCAACGCCAGAAAAGCTACACCAACGCCACAAAAGCAACCTCCAACGCCACAAAAGCTACACCAACGCCACAAAAGCAACCTCCAACGCCACAAAAGCTACACCAACGCCACAAAAGCAACCTCCAACGCCACAAAAGCAACCCCCAACGCCACAAAAGCAACCTCCAACGCCACAAAAGCAACCTCCAACGCCACAAAAGCAACCTCCAACGCCACAAAAGCAACCTCCAACGCCACAAAAGCAACCTCCAACGCCACAAAAGCAACCCCCAACGCCACAAAAGCTACACCAACGCCACAAAAGCAACCTCCAACGCCACAAAAGCTACACCAACGCCACAAAAGCAACCTCCAACGCCACAAAAGCAACCCCCAACGCCACAAAAGCAACCTCCAACGCCACAAAAGCAACCTCCAACGCCACAAAAGCAACCTCCAACGCCACAAAAGCAACCTCCAACGCCACAAAAGCAACCCCCAACGCCACAAAAGCTACACCAACGCCACAAAAGCAACCCCCAACGCCACAAAAGCAACCTCCAACGCCACAAAAGCTACACCAACGCCACAAAAGCAACCTCCAACGCCACAAAAGCAACCTCCAACGCCACAAAAGCAACCCCCAACGCCACAAAAGCAACCTCCAACGCCACAAAAGCAACCTCCAACGTCACAAAAGCTACACCAACGCCACAAAAGCAACCTCCAACGCCACAAAAGCAACCCCCAACGCCACAAAAGCAACCTCCAACGCCACAAAAGCAACCTCCAACGCCACAAAAGCAACCCCCAACGCCACAAAAGCAACCTCCAACGCCACAAAAGCAACCTCCAACGCCACAAAAGCAACCCCCAACGCCACAAAAGCAACCTCCAAACGCCACAAAAGCAACCTCCAACGCCACAAAAGCAACCCCCAACGCCACAAAAGCAACCTCCAACGCCACAAAAGCAACCTCCAACGCCACAAAAGCTACACCAACGCCACAAAAGCAACCTCCAACGCCACAAAAGCAACCCCCAACGCCACAAAAGCAACCTCCAACGCCACAAAAGCAACCTCCAACGCCACAAAAGCAACCTCCAACGCCACAAAAGCAACCTCCAACGCCACAAAAGCAACCCCCAACGCCACAAAAGCTACACCAACGCCACAAAAGCAACCCCCAACGCCACAAAAGCAACCTCCAACGCCACAAAAGCTACACCAACGCCACAAAAGCAACCTCCAACGCCACAAAAGCAACCTCCAACGCCACAAAAGCAACCCTCAACGCCACAAAAGCAACCCCCAACGCCACAAAAGCAACCTCCAACGCCACAAAAGCAACCTCCAACGCCACAAAAGCTACACCAACGCCACAAAAGCAACCTCCAACGCCACAAAAGCTACACCAACGCCACAAAAGCAACCTCCAACGCCACAAAAGCAACCTCCAACGCCACAAAAGCTACCTCCAACGCCACAAAAGCAACCTCCAACGCCACAAAAGCAACCTCCAACGCCACAAAAGCAACCTCCAACGCCACAAAAGCACCCTCCAACGCCACAAAAGCACCCTCCAACGCCACAAAAGCACCCTCCAACGCCACAAAAGCACCCTCCAACGCCACAAAAGCAACCTCCAACGCCACAAAAGCACCCTCAAACGCCACAAAAGCACCCTCCAACGCCACAAAAGCACCCTCCAACGCCACAAAAGCAACCTCCAACGCCACAAAAGCAACCTCCAACGCCACAAAAGCAACCTCCAACGCCACAAAAGCAACCTCCAACGCCACAAAAGCAACCTCCAACGCCACAAAAGCAACCTCCAACGCCACAAAAGCAACCTCCCAACGCCTGGATGGAATAA